Proteins from a single region of Chryseobacterium sp. T16E-39:
- a CDS encoding thioredoxin family protein encodes MKKIISGLFVFFTVLLFAQEAIQFQDLPFKDLVAKAKKENKIIFLDAYASWCGPCKLMEKNVFTKKSVGDYYNANFVNARFDMEKGEGREIAAKYGVRSYPTYLFLNGDGELVSQNLGYMEESVFLAMAQDINSPNNKKGSLKDRFASGEKDPEFLINVMKLNSTSDFDFAKKASERYFENKKKTEELSKDDIGFLLFF; translated from the coding sequence ATGAAGAAGATCATCTCCGGATTATTTGTTTTTTTCACTGTACTTCTTTTTGCACAGGAAGCTATTCAGTTTCAGGATCTGCCTTTTAAAGACCTCGTTGCTAAAGCAAAGAAAGAAAATAAAATTATTTTTTTAGATGCTTATGCCTCATGGTGTGGTCCATGCAAACTGATGGAAAAAAATGTATTTACAAAAAAATCCGTTGGAGATTATTATAATGCCAATTTCGTCAATGCCAGATTTGATATGGAAAAGGGAGAAGGAAGAGAAATTGCTGCCAAATATGGTGTTCGTTCCTACCCTACTTATTTATTTCTAAATGGAGATGGTGAATTGGTTTCTCAGAATCTCGGATACATGGAAGAAAGTGTTTTCCTTGCGATGGCACAGGACATCAACTCCCCCAATAATAAAAAAGGTTCTTTAAAAGACCGTTTTGCTTCCGGTGAAAAAGACCCTGAATTTTTAATCAATGTCATGAAGTTAAATTCTACTTCAGATTTTGATTTTGCAAAAAAAGCTTCAGAAAGATATTTTGAAAACAAAAAGAAAACGGAGGAACTTTCGAAAGATGATATTGGATTTTTATTATTTTTCTAA
- a CDS encoding alpha/beta fold hydrolase produces MTTLRKKNALVASFTIFTLLFSCTEGRTIDEPGNLVPKTVDQDSSLPAISVNGALLHSEAFGPENGTLIIALHGGPGGDYRYLLNCKDLAAQGYRVVFYDQRGSGLSQRFSKNSYTSQGAGATNIMFEELKSVIAHYKKTPNQKVVLLGHSWGAMLASGYAGKYPEAVQGLIVCEPGGLKWDDVEDYVKESRSFKLWGEILNDATYLDQFISGKEDQHEILDYKMSMLSSKNDITGEGDFDSSAGWRDGAVIMDALFEVGDKYKSDFSAGLQNYNAPVLFFYSERNKAYPDSWAQKITSSYKHVESVKVSNVGHDGIVTNKDAWNSQTKPKIINFINSL; encoded by the coding sequence ATGACAACATTAAGAAAAAAGAATGCCTTGGTCGCTTCTTTTACAATTTTTACATTACTATTTTCCTGTACCGAGGGACGGACAATAGATGAGCCTGGAAATTTAGTTCCAAAAACAGTAGACCAGGATTCTTCTTTGCCGGCAATCAGTGTCAACGGCGCTTTACTCCATTCTGAAGCTTTTGGTCCTGAAAACGGAACTCTTATTATTGCCCTTCACGGCGGGCCTGGTGGAGATTATAGATACCTTCTGAATTGCAAGGATCTAGCCGCCCAGGGATATCGTGTTGTGTTTTATGATCAGCGGGGTTCTGGATTATCACAGCGCTTTTCCAAAAATTCTTACACGTCACAGGGAGCAGGGGCTACCAATATTATGTTTGAGGAATTAAAGTCAGTAATTGCCCATTATAAAAAGACACCCAATCAAAAAGTCGTCTTATTAGGCCACTCGTGGGGAGCTATGCTAGCTTCAGGATATGCTGGTAAATATCCTGAAGCTGTCCAGGGACTTATAGTATGTGAACCCGGCGGATTAAAATGGGATGACGTTGAGGACTATGTAAAGGAATCAAGATCCTTTAAATTATGGGGTGAGATTCTTAATGATGCCACTTATCTGGATCAGTTTATTTCCGGGAAAGAGGATCAGCACGAAATATTAGATTATAAAATGTCGATGCTGAGTTCAAAAAATGATATTACAGGAGAGGGTGATTTTGACTCAAGTGCGGGTTGGAGAGATGGAGCGGTAATAATGGACGCTTTGTTTGAAGTAGGGGATAAATACAAATCAGACTTTTCTGCCGGTCTACAAAACTATAACGCTCCGGTATTGTTTTTTTACAGTGAAAGAAACAAGGCGTATCCTGATTCCTGGGCTCAAAAGATAACTTCTTCCTATAAACATGTGGAGAGCGTTAAAGTTTCAAATGTCGGACACGATGGTATCGTCACCAATAAGGATGCATGGAACTCTCAGACAAAACCTAAAATTATCAACTTTATCAACAGCCTTTAA
- a CDS encoding helix-turn-helix domain-containing protein: protein MLYLSGIFIAFFLTFLLLTKKGKSSADFILGGWLLTIGVNLLTHYLFLTNQYTEYPSSVFLGFTLPLLYGPFLYLYVKKQTSPKPFSSLLLLHFLPFLMCNLLFLSFYTASFSERISIFKQEGRGFNTELLIRLYGIYISGIVYVAVSFLLLYRFRKNMVQQFSNTEKINFNWLLYLIIWMGLIWGLVLLNQNADIVYGAVAVFIMWLGYFGIKQVQVFNQPNSFFTIEESEDEADEVVHIVDSEDKKYQKSGLTEQSIEDIHRRLIIVLNEEKPFINPNLTLNELAELLKVHPNYLSQVINSRENKNFYELINEKRIEEFLNKIVEPESKQYTFLAIAFDCGFNSKTSFNRNFKKYTGVTPTEYQKTF from the coding sequence ATGCTTTATCTTTCTGGGATATTTATCGCTTTTTTTCTCACTTTTCTTTTGTTGACCAAGAAAGGTAAAAGTTCAGCTGATTTCATTTTAGGGGGATGGCTTTTGACCATTGGAGTCAATTTGTTGACCCACTACTTATTCCTTACCAATCAGTATACAGAATATCCCTCTTCTGTTTTTTTAGGATTTACACTACCATTGCTTTATGGACCTTTTTTGTATTTGTATGTAAAAAAACAAACCTCTCCTAAGCCTTTTTCATCATTATTGTTATTGCATTTTTTACCTTTTTTAATGTGTAATCTTTTGTTTTTATCATTTTACACAGCCTCTTTTAGTGAAAGGATTAGTATTTTTAAACAGGAAGGAAGAGGTTTTAATACTGAATTACTTATTAGATTGTATGGCATCTATATATCTGGGATTGTTTATGTAGCTGTTTCATTCCTTCTTTTGTACCGATTCCGTAAAAATATGGTTCAGCAATTTTCCAATACTGAGAAAATAAATTTTAATTGGTTGCTGTATCTCATTATCTGGATGGGATTGATTTGGGGTTTGGTTCTTTTAAACCAAAATGCCGATATTGTTTATGGGGCTGTTGCTGTTTTTATTATGTGGTTAGGATATTTTGGAATTAAGCAGGTGCAGGTATTTAATCAGCCTAATTCCTTTTTTACCATAGAAGAAAGTGAAGATGAAGCGGATGAAGTGGTTCATATTGTTGATTCTGAAGATAAAAAATATCAGAAATCAGGATTGACGGAACAAAGTATTGAAGATATTCATAGACGCTTGATCATCGTTTTAAATGAAGAAAAACCATTTATTAATCCCAATCTCACTTTAAATGAACTGGCTGAATTGCTTAAAGTTCATCCTAACTACCTTTCTCAGGTTATCAATTCAAGGGAGAATAAGAACTTTTACGAACTGATTAATGAGAAGAGGATTGAAGAATTTTTAAATAAAATTGTAGAACCAGAGAGTAAGCAATATACTTTCTTAGCTATCGCATTTGACTGTGGTTTTAATTCTAAAACATCCTTCAATAGAAATTTCAAAAAATACACGGGAGTTACTCCCACAGAATACCAAAAAACATTTTAA